Proteins from a single region of Methanotorris igneus Kol 5:
- the modA gene encoding molybdate ABC transporter substrate-binding protein, protein MKKSVVFLIFAIVVLSGCTSNQPTTKIEKFEDLGNDGVTISIGNPEHVPAGRYAMEVLDNLRKSNPKLTDKIIKNIVSKESNVRAVLDKVVSKEVDAGFVYRTDAYMEKDKVKIIKIPKEINVVPEYPIAVLKDSDDKERAEEFVKFVLSKEGQEILEKYGFIPIKNPQSYEPKKIGGEIIVYAAASLTDAFKEISNEFEKKTGCKVKLLFASSGSLRQRIEGGAVGGESGADVFASASLKHMNILKKEGFVDNYSIFAKNELVVITPK, encoded by the coding sequence ATGAAAAAATCTGTGGTGTTTCTTATATTTGCTATTGTTGTGCTCTCAGGGTGCACAAGTAACCAACCAACAACAAAAATAGAAAAATTTGAAGATTTGGGAAATGATGGGGTGACAATATCCATAGGAAACCCAGAACATGTCCCAGCTGGAAGGTATGCAATGGAAGTTTTAGACAACTTAAGAAAATCAAATCCAAAACTTACAGATAAAATAATAAAAAATATTGTCTCAAAAGAATCCAATGTTAGGGCTGTTTTAGATAAAGTCGTTTCAAAAGAAGTGGATGCAGGGTTTGTTTATAGAACCGATGCATATATGGAAAAAGACAAGGTGAAAATCATCAAAATCCCAAAAGAAATTAATGTAGTTCCCGAATATCCTATTGCAGTACTAAAGGATAGTGACGATAAAGAGAGAGCAGAAGAGTTTGTTAAATTCGTCCTTTCAAAAGAAGGGCAGGAAATATTGGAAAAATATGGGTTTATTCCAATAAAGAACCCACAATCTTACGAACCAAAGAAAATTGGTGGAGAAATTATTGTTTATGCTGCTGCATCATTAACAGATGCGTTTAAAGAAATATCTAATGAATTTGAGAAAAAAACTGGATGCAAAGTAAAATTATTATTTGCAAGTTCAGGTTCTTTGAGACAAAGAATAGAAGGTGGGGCAGTAGGTGGGGAAAGTGGAGCAGATGTTTTTGCTTCAGCAAGCTTGAAACACATGAACATTCTCAAAAAAGAAGGATTTGTGGACAATTACAGCATATTCGCAAAGAATGAACTTGTAGTTATAACTCCAAAATAA
- the modB gene encoding molybdate ABC transporter permease subunit yields the protein MQPITFRFLIGFSITVFILLIIMPFVALLFNILSNPLEELIDYKSILNPLILSVTTSLVSTIISLCVGIPLAYILTYKKFPLKDVFDTIVNLPLVVPPTVAGYLLLITFGRYGLIGYPLHLLGITIMFTTFAIVIAQTFVALPFMVRSIRASLQDIPSSLVDAAKTLGASEYEIFKEIILPLSKTGIISGIILTYARAMGEFGATVMVCGLLETLPIAIFNSAMGGNREIANILSLILIVISFGILTLFKRIAAKG from the coding sequence ATGCAACCAATAACATTTAGATTTTTGATTGGATTTAGCATAACTGTGTTTATTTTGCTGATTATCATGCCATTTGTGGCTTTATTATTTAATATACTTTCAAATCCTTTGGAAGAACTCATTGATTACAAATCTATACTGAATCCCCTAATTTTAAGCGTTACAACCTCTCTTGTATCAACAATAATTTCGCTATGCGTTGGAATTCCATTGGCATATATCCTAACTTACAAAAAGTTCCCACTAAAGGATGTATTTGATACTATTGTTAATTTACCACTTGTAGTACCTCCAACTGTTGCTGGATATTTACTTTTAATAACCTTTGGAAGATACGGGTTGATTGGTTACCCATTGCATTTATTGGGCATCACAATAATGTTTACGACCTTTGCAATTGTTATAGCTCAGACATTTGTTGCTCTCCCATTTATGGTAAGAAGTATTAGGGCATCACTCCAAGATATTCCATCCTCATTAGTTGATGCCGCAAAAACACTTGGGGCAAGTGAATATGAGATATTCAAGGAAATAATTTTGCCCCTATCAAAAACTGGAATCATATCAGGAATAATATTAACCTATGCGAGGGCTATGGGAGAATTTGGAGCTACGGTAATGGTTTGTGGACTTTTAGAGACCTTACCAATTGCAATATTCAACAGTGCGATGGGGGGAAATAGAGAAATTGCAAACATTCTGTCTTTGATTTTGATTGTAATATCATTTGGAATTTTAACATTATTCAAAAGAATTGCCGCAAAGGGATGA
- a CDS encoding ABC transporter ATP-binding protein: protein MIEINNISKRIDGQEILNDVSFSVNDSEIMVLLGPSGCGKTTLLKIIAGLLKQDYGDVVINGKVINDLPPQKRNVGFVFQDYALFPHKNVFENIAFGLKIRKIPENEIKKRVYEILEILEITHLKDKKIPQLSGGQKQRVALARALVINPDVLLLDEPLSALDPVLREKLREELKAILKNLGVTGIYVTHDLTEAMLLGDSVAVMNKGEIQQIGKPDEIFYHPKNEFVAKFVGVKNILKGNIKELKDDIATVEVVNEGLKSPFTIKVKKYPIFERKHNNNISLCIHPEDIILDKTKKYENAIKGKIINIIPNGSVLKVVVDIGGLEIYAVTTRHLLKYDVNDEVWVSFSREAPHPMCGKKCKSPNQEALCKCKALKNTIEEIEY, encoded by the coding sequence ATGATAGAAATTAACAACATATCAAAAAGAATAGATGGGCAAGAAATTCTGAATGATGTAAGTTTTAGTGTAAATGATAGTGAGATTATGGTTTTGTTAGGGCCGAGTGGTTGTGGAAAAACTACGCTCCTAAAAATTATAGCAGGATTGTTGAAGCAGGATTATGGAGATGTGGTAATTAATGGCAAAGTAATAAACGACTTACCCCCACAAAAAAGGAATGTAGGGTTTGTTTTTCAGGATTATGCCCTTTTCCCACACAAAAATGTTTTTGAAAACATAGCATTTGGATTAAAAATTAGAAAAATACCTGAAAATGAGATTAAAAAAAGAGTATATGAAATACTGGAAATCCTTGAGATCACACACTTAAAAGATAAAAAAATCCCTCAGTTAAGTGGGGGGCAAAAGCAGAGGGTTGCATTGGCAAGGGCTTTAGTTATTAATCCTGATGTTCTATTATTGGATGAGCCGTTGAGTGCTTTAGACCCAGTTTTAAGGGAGAAATTAAGGGAGGAGTTAAAGGCCATACTAAAAAATTTAGGAGTTACAGGAATTTATGTAACCCACGACTTAACAGAGGCTATGTTGTTGGGGGATAGTGTTGCAGTGATGAATAAAGGAGAGATCCAGCAAATTGGAAAGCCAGATGAAATCTTTTATCATCCAAAAAATGAATTTGTCGCAAAGTTCGTTGGCGTAAAGAACATTTTAAAAGGAAATATAAAAGAACTTAAAGATGATATAGCAACAGTAGAGGTAGTTAATGAGGGGCTGAAATCACCATTCACAATAAAAGTTAAAAAATACCCTATCTTTGAAAGAAAACATAACAATAATATCTCTCTATGTATTCACCCAGAAGATATTATATTAGATAAAACAAAAAAATATGAAAATGCCATAAAAGGAAAAATCATCAACATAATTCCAAATGGTTCTGTATTGAAGGTTGTTGTGGATATTGGTGGTTTGGAAATTTATGCAGTTACAACAAGGCACCTTTTAAAATACGATGTGAATGATGAAGTTTGGGTTTCATTTAGCAGAGAAGCCCCCCACCCAATGTGTGGTAAAAAATGCAAATCTCCAAACCAAGAAGCATTATGTAAATGCAAAGCACTTAAAAACACAATTGAGGAAATTGAATATTAA
- a CDS encoding Rossmann-like domain-containing protein, producing MYDVIYEKAMETLKPILNKTVVIKTLAPKEAIGNVDREDYPIIKGKEIMIEADIEGKRGQAFTSYPINTKGTLKEFIEKIKGDERDRAIAIASINAGMNYLGLLDRCVHCKDDKPKECGKRLALKILREFGGDAIVAHIGFQPGHIEATSKLFKVYITDLNPENIGKEKFGTVVLDGKECNDKIIKKSDIALITGSTIVNGTFWELLKTCEKYDTIPIIYGVTVQGVAKLLGMDVYCPFAGR from the coding sequence ATGTATGATGTAATATATGAAAAAGCAATGGAAACTCTAAAACCAATATTAAATAAAACAGTTGTTATAAAAACATTAGCACCAAAAGAAGCTATTGGAAATGTAGATAGAGAAGATTATCCAATAATAAAAGGAAAAGAAATTATGATTGAGGCGGATATAGAAGGAAAAAGAGGACAAGCATTTACTTCCTACCCAATAAACACTAAAGGGACACTAAAAGAGTTTATTGAAAAAATTAAAGGCGATGAAAGAGATAGAGCAATAGCAATAGCATCAATAAATGCTGGGATGAATTATCTTGGCTTATTGGATAGATGCGTACATTGTAAGGATGATAAGCCAAAAGAATGTGGTAAAAGACTGGCATTGAAGATATTGAGGGAATTTGGTGGGGACGCTATTGTGGCACATATTGGCTTTCAACCCGGACACATAGAGGCAACTTCAAAATTATTTAAAGTGTATATTACCGATTTAAATCCAGAGAACATTGGAAAAGAAAAATTTGGAACTGTTGTTTTAGATGGAAAGGAATGCAACGATAAGATTATAAAGAAATCAGATATTGCGTTAATTACTGGGAGTACAATAGTAAATGGAACATTTTGGGAATTATTAAAAACCTGCGAAAAATACGACACAATACCAATTATTTACGGAGTTACAGTGCAAGGTGTTGCTAAGTTGCTTGGAATGGATGTCTATTGTCCATTTGCTGGAAGATAA
- the aroD gene encoding type I 3-dehydroquinate dehydratase — MICIPIVDNNIDDALKNAEKALKEADIVEFRVDMLDDVNESAIEEMVKYPCIITVRADWEGGFWKKSNDERINLIKKAIECNAKFVDIELKEEKNKELVKFRDEIGSKTKIIISYHDFEKTPSCEELIKIVEEELKIGDIAKFAVMAKSKEDVLKVLNVINKYNGKIIGIAMGEEGKLTRILGVHFGSILTFASMEGKASAPGQIDVKKLKEIWKLIL, encoded by the coding sequence ATGATATGCATCCCAATAGTTGATAACAATATAGACGATGCATTAAAGAACGCTGAGAAGGCGTTAAAAGAAGCAGATATTGTTGAATTTAGAGTGGATATGTTAGATGATGTTAATGAAAGTGCTATTGAAGAGATGGTAAAGTATCCTTGTATAATAACAGTTAGAGCAGATTGGGAAGGTGGATTTTGGAAAAAAAGCAATGATGAAAGAATAAACTTAATAAAGAAAGCAATAGAATGCAATGCAAAGTTTGTAGATATTGAGTTAAAGGAGGAAAAAAATAAAGAACTCGTGAAATTTAGGGACGAAATTGGTTCAAAAACAAAAATAATCATCTCTTACCATGATTTTGAAAAAACTCCATCCTGTGAGGAGTTAATAAAAATCGTTGAAGAGGAGTTAAAGATTGGAGATATTGCAAAGTTTGCAGTTATGGCAAAAAGCAAAGAAGATGTTTTAAAAGTTTTGAATGTAATTAACAAGTATAATGGAAAAATAATAGGCATAGCCATGGGAGAAGAAGGAAAATTAACAAGAATTTTAGGGGTTCATTTTGGCTCTATCTTAACTTTTGCATCTATGGAAGGAAAAGCATCCGCTCCTGGACAAATTGATGTCAAAAAATTGAAAGAAATCTGGAAACTTATCTTATAA
- a CDS encoding OB-fold nucleic acid binding domain-containing protein yields the protein MDVNELKAKILSKISEEELNKLVREKIEEFGGLLNEEGAISLIAKEMGIEFDLEEEDYEFTINDITEGQRNVEVTGRIMNISEIRTFKRKDGTEGKLRSIEIADNTGTIRLTLWDDKVELADGLKVGDVVKVENAYSRKWRDRIELNSSADTKIDKLTDYDEEKYPQIKDIYKISELIPNITAKFEGEVVASYGIREFDRKDGSKGRLKSFILKDNTGSIRVTLWDDMADIEVNRGDYVRVEGYVREGPYGLEASANSIEILKKGEKIVSKEVDIENLPNYENEIVTVRGRVMGISNKKTVDLGDTTVEVQELYLEDETGRVRISFWRGKTNALNGINEGDLLKVTNCKVKLYTDREGYQRVDLIATAETEIVKDESISAPEYKENLCKIRDIVEGNVDKNDITVIGRVYRVFEVNEFEREGGIGKVRNVIIEDETGRIRLVLWDENADLDIKEGDVVKVVYGYVRERGEYVDLNIGRFGRIIVNPEGITIKSNRKFIADVEDGEDVEIRGTIVDYVKQGFVLYLCPNCRRKVVVVDDRYSCPECGDVTPDEVLTLTLVVDDGTGTITCRLYNRNVEKLTKKSRDELINCDIDIIEELLGEEFVFNGVIKKRDTLEMNVKNVREINLDEEINVIKSM from the coding sequence ATGGATGTAAATGAACTAAAAGCAAAAATACTATCAAAAATTTCAGAAGAAGAATTAAATAAATTAGTGCGTGAAAAGATAGAGGAATTTGGCGGATTGTTAAATGAGGAAGGAGCAATTTCATTAATTGCAAAAGAAATGGGAATTGAGTTTGATTTAGAGGAGGAAGATTACGAATTTACAATAAATGATATAACAGAGGGACAAAGGAACGTAGAGGTAACTGGAAGGATAATGAACATCTCCGAAATCAGAACATTCAAAAGAAAAGACGGAACTGAAGGGAAGTTGAGATCTATTGAAATAGCAGACAACACTGGAACTATAAGGTTAACATTGTGGGATGATAAGGTAGAGTTAGCAGATGGTTTAAAAGTTGGAGATGTTGTTAAGGTAGAAAATGCATACTCAAGAAAATGGAGAGATAGGATTGAGTTAAACAGTAGTGCAGACACAAAAATAGATAAGCTTACAGATTACGATGAAGAAAAATACCCACAAATAAAAGATATATACAAAATTTCAGAACTAATCCCAAATATAACAGCAAAATTTGAAGGAGAAGTTGTAGCATCCTATGGAATTAGAGAATTTGATAGAAAAGATGGGAGTAAGGGAAGATTAAAATCATTCATATTGAAGGACAACACGGGAAGCATAAGAGTTACATTATGGGATGACATGGCAGATATTGAAGTAAATAGAGGAGACTATGTAAGGGTTGAGGGATATGTTAGGGAGGGACCTTATGGTTTAGAGGCAAGTGCAAACTCCATAGAAATATTGAAAAAAGGAGAAAAAATAGTAAGTAAAGAAGTGGATATAGAAAATCTTCCAAATTATGAAAATGAAATTGTAACTGTTAGAGGCAGAGTAATGGGTATAAGTAACAAAAAAACTGTTGATTTGGGAGATACAACTGTAGAAGTCCAAGAGCTTTACTTAGAGGATGAAACTGGAAGGGTTAGAATATCATTTTGGAGAGGTAAAACCAATGCATTAAATGGTATAAATGAGGGGGATTTGTTAAAGGTTACGAATTGTAAAGTTAAGTTATATACAGATAGGGAAGGATACCAAAGAGTTGATTTAATAGCGACTGCTGAAACTGAAATTGTGAAAGATGAAAGTATATCTGCCCCTGAATATAAAGAAAACCTCTGCAAAATAAGAGATATAGTTGAAGGGAATGTTGATAAGAATGACATTACAGTAATTGGGAGGGTTTATAGGGTATTTGAAGTAAATGAATTTGAAAGAGAAGGTGGCATAGGCAAGGTTAGAAATGTTATTATCGAAGATGAGACTGGAAGGATTAGGTTGGTTTTGTGGGATGAAAATGCAGATTTGGATATAAAAGAAGGGGATGTTGTAAAGGTTGTCTATGGGTATGTTAGGGAAAGAGGAGAATATGTTGACTTGAACATAGGAAGATTTGGAAGAATAATTGTGAATCCAGAGGGCATAACAATAAAATCAAATAGAAAATTTATTGCAGATGTTGAAGATGGGGAAGATGTCGAGATTAGAGGGACTATAGTAGATTATGTAAAGCAGGGTTTTGTTTTGTATCTCTGTCCAAATTGTAGGAGGAAAGTGGTTGTTGTTGATGACAGATACTCATGCCCGGAGTGTGGAGATGTAACTCCAGATGAAGTTTTAACATTAACTTTGGTTGTAGATGATGGAACTGGAACAATAACATGCAGATTATACAATAGGAACGTTGAAAAATTAACAAAAAAGAGCAGAGATGAGTTAATTAATTGCGATATTGACATAATAGAAGAACTTTTAGGAGAAGAATTTGTGTTTAATGGAGTTATTAAAAAGAGAGATACCTTAGAGATGAATGTAAAAAATGTTAGAGAAATAAACTTGGATGAAGAGATAAATGTTATTAAAAGCATGTAG
- a CDS encoding AAA family ATPase — MIIKEIKMRNFKSHVNSEITFNKGITVIIGHNGSGKSSIFDAMHYALFKPRVGYEDLVTKGKKDLSVELTFEVGGKTYKVVRERGNERLYANGKLIAKGSREVTKEIENILGIDEKVFTNSIYIKQGEIAELINARPSERERIIAQLLGIGEYQKSWEMMRDVINAFREKLNSIEGELKNKERIEKDIKEKTEELEKLKVKLRELKEELTNLNKELTKKRKELENWDKIREKFIKFTSKLEKYESDLKGIENEIKKYEDDLQTISNAYSIIEKNEENYKQYLSIKEELENIRKSLNELKGSVNKYNKLIGQKENIENRINKLETEISNFKYGEDLEYLNSILESLNEKIKQFEEIREAIKDLERINEKLEEINNYKKIINENKELYEKYLKLEKEKDNLEKMVNEFATLKEKYNSIVKDLKNLDKKKNELLDEISQHNIKEMEEKVKEMNDLEKKLNEIYEKKNKIQENIGEVRSKINALKKALNEIEKVEGRCPVCNSEISEEKKKELKEEYSKNLKEEEERLKDLSKKLEECNKEIENINKELKHRGRLKEKLSALKEKINQLNEVMDEIKKKKDEMKIIKEELSKFVIDGEDVEKRYKKVKDELNNLSDAYTKYLTACEHLKGIDENKLIEEKNKLENIKGDYDLDTCNSNIENIRTEINNINELIRLIEEKEKLKGELNDIENKILALLGHIEEYKEKEAKSKELEEKLGNLEAYYEKYKNAFAILQNLSKSYNVDIKELKKHVENLLNEKLKEKSELLERIEVLNNRLKDLNYDEGTHEKIREDYKKLEETIRNKEKELVECKTKIENITQHLEELNKYLDELKEKEKEKEKLSKFIEYLGKVREVFSREGFQKYLREKYKPLIQKYTNEAFEEFDLPYTHIELTHDFDIKVHSPNGVLSVNNLSGGEQIAVALALRLGIAKVLIGGRIECIILDEPTVYLDEERRKKLVEIFKNIRTIPQMILITHHSELEQIADTLITVRKEGGISKVSING, encoded by the coding sequence ATGATAATCAAAGAAATTAAAATGAGAAATTTCAAAAGCCATGTTAATAGTGAAATAACATTCAACAAAGGAATTACTGTAATTATTGGGCATAATGGAAGTGGAAAATCATCTATTTTTGACGCTATGCATTATGCATTATTTAAACCAAGAGTTGGATATGAAGATTTGGTTACAAAAGGGAAAAAAGATTTATCTGTTGAATTGACATTTGAAGTTGGGGGGAAGACATACAAGGTTGTTAGAGAAAGGGGGAATGAAAGGTTATATGCTAACGGCAAACTCATAGCAAAGGGTTCAAGAGAAGTGACAAAGGAGATAGAAAATATTTTAGGCATTGACGAGAAGGTATTTACAAACTCAATTTACATTAAGCAAGGAGAGATTGCGGAACTTATCAATGCACGCCCATCAGAAAGAGAAAGAATTATAGCCCAACTTTTAGGCATTGGTGAATATCAGAAATCTTGGGAAATGATGAGGGACGTTATAAATGCATTTAGGGAGAAGTTGAATTCAATTGAAGGAGAGTTAAAAAATAAGGAAAGAATTGAAAAAGATATTAAAGAAAAAACTGAAGAGTTAGAGAAGTTAAAGGTTAAACTGAGAGAACTAAAAGAGGAACTTACCAATCTCAACAAAGAATTAACAAAAAAGAGGAAAGAGTTAGAGAACTGGGATAAAATAAGGGAGAAGTTTATAAAATTCACGTCAAAACTTGAGAAGTATGAATCTGATTTAAAAGGTATAGAGAATGAAATAAAGAAATATGAGGACGATTTACAAACAATTTCAAATGCTTACTCAATAATTGAAAAAAATGAAGAAAATTATAAGCAATATTTATCAATAAAAGAAGAATTGGAAAACATAAGAAAATCTCTAAACGAATTAAAAGGAAGTGTTAATAAATACAACAAACTCATTGGGCAAAAGGAGAACATCGAAAACAGAATAAACAAATTAGAAACTGAAATCTCCAATTTTAAATATGGAGAAGATTTAGAGTATTTAAATTCAATATTGGAATCCTTAAACGAAAAAATTAAACAATTTGAAGAAATTAGAGAAGCAATAAAGGATTTAGAGAGAATAAATGAAAAATTAGAAGAAATAAACAACTATAAAAAGATAATTAATGAGAATAAAGAACTTTATGAGAAATATCTAAAACTTGAGAAAGAAAAGGATAACTTAGAAAAAATGGTTAATGAATTTGCAACATTAAAGGAAAAATACAACAGTATTGTAAAAGATCTAAAAAACTTGGATAAAAAGAAAAATGAACTATTGGATGAAATTAGCCAGCATAACATTAAAGAAATGGAAGAAAAAGTTAAAGAAATGAATGACTTAGAGAAAAAACTAAATGAAATATATGAAAAGAAAAACAAAATACAAGAGAACATTGGGGAAGTTAGGAGTAAAATAAACGCACTAAAAAAGGCACTAAATGAGATTGAAAAAGTTGAGGGAAGATGTCCTGTTTGTAATTCAGAGATTAGCGAAGAGAAGAAAAAAGAGTTAAAAGAAGAATATTCGAAAAATTTAAAAGAAGAGGAAGAAAGATTAAAAGACCTTAGCAAAAAATTAGAAGAATGCAACAAAGAGATTGAAAATATAAATAAGGAATTGAAACATAGAGGAAGGTTAAAAGAAAAACTGAGTGCATTGAAGGAAAAAATAAATCAACTTAATGAGGTAATGGATGAAATTAAAAAGAAAAAGGATGAAATGAAAATTATTAAAGAAGAATTATCAAAATTTGTTATCGATGGGGAGGATGTAGAAAAGAGATACAAAAAGGTTAAAGATGAGTTAAATAACCTAAGCGATGCCTACACAAAATACTTAACCGCTTGCGAGCATTTAAAGGGTATTGATGAGAATAAATTGATAGAGGAGAAGAATAAATTAGAAAACATAAAAGGGGATTATGATTTAGACACTTGTAACTCAAACATAGAAAACATTAGGACAGAAATTAATAATATAAATGAACTAATAAGGTTAATTGAAGAAAAGGAAAAATTAAAAGGAGAGTTAAACGATATTGAAAACAAAATCCTGGCACTACTTGGACATATTGAGGAATATAAAGAAAAAGAAGCAAAATCTAAGGAATTAGAGGAGAAATTAGGGAACCTCGAAGCATACTATGAAAAATACAAAAATGCCTTTGCAATATTGCAGAACTTATCAAAGTCATACAATGTTGACATTAAAGAATTGAAAAAGCATGTAGAAAATTTGTTAAATGAAAAATTAAAAGAAAAATCAGAACTTTTGGAAAGAATAGAGGTGTTAAATAATAGGTTGAAGGACTTAAATTATGATGAGGGAACTCACGAAAAAATTAGAGAAGATTATAAAAAATTAGAAGAAACTATAAGAAATAAAGAAAAAGAACTTGTAGAATGTAAAACAAAAATAGAAAACATAACCCAACATTTAGAAGAACTAAATAAATATTTAGATGAGTTAAAGGAAAAAGAAAAAGAAAAAGAGAAACTCTCAAAATTCATTGAATATTTAGGCAAGGTTAGGGAAGTATTTTCAAGAGAAGGGTTCCAAAAATATTTGAGGGAGAAGTATAAACCACTAATCCAAAAATACACAAATGAAGCATTTGAGGAGTTTGATTTACCATACACACATATAGAACTAACGCACGACTTTGATATAAAAGTCCATTCCCCAAATGGGGTTTTAAGTGTTAATAATTTAAGTGGCGGGGAGCAGATAGCAGTTGCCCTCGCTTTAAGGCTTGGAATAGCAAAGGTTCTAATTGGAGGCCGAATAGAGTGCATAATATTAGACGAACCAACCGTTTATCTTGATGAAGAGAGGAGAAAGAAACTCGTGGAGATATTTAAAAACATAAGAACCATTCCACAAATGATACTCATTACACACCACTCAGAATTGGAACAAATAGCAGATACGCTAATAACTGTAAGAAAAGAAGGAGGAATCTCAAAGGTATCTATTAATGGTTAA
- a CDS encoding metallophosphoesterase family protein codes for MQFVHIGDNHLGYRQYNLDERENDIYNSFNECIEKILEIRPDFVVHSGDLFEDIRPPIKALSTAMRGFSRLKEKGIPIYIVMGNHDIPKRRFQETPLVLLKNYIRTFVNKPYHIHGDVFIGGANYHSKIGKENLIERLKILENASKEYRKKILIMHQGINPYVPEYELEKSELPEFSYYAMGHIHNRIIDRLENGGVLAYSGSTEIMRKDEYKDYKKNGKGFYVVDMSGDFDKNDVDFVKVESVNVKCRDFFEIFIDSKEKFEEFLNALSNTSKPIVHGVIKREFVMLLGILKSNALWYNIRIVDDEDIEYDIPEHSSIEKLFAEYVKSKGLDADFVLNLHRKLINNEGWEEFVKEYYNKFE; via the coding sequence ATGCAATTTGTTCATATTGGAGACAATCACTTAGGTTATAGGCAATATAATTTAGATGAGAGAGAAAATGACATTTATAACTCTTTTAATGAATGTATAGAGAAAATTTTGGAAATAAGGCCCGATTTTGTTGTCCATAGTGGAGATTTATTTGAAGATATAAGGCCACCAATAAAGGCACTATCAACAGCAATGAGGGGATTTTCAAGGTTAAAGGAAAAGGGCATTCCAATTTATATAGTTATGGGAAACCATGATATTCCAAAAAGAAGGTTTCAAGAAACCCCACTGGTTTTGTTGAAGAATTATATAAGGACATTTGTAAATAAACCTTATCACATCCACGGAGATGTATTTATAGGGGGAGCTAATTACCACTCAAAAATAGGTAAAGAAAATCTCATAGAAAGACTCAAAATATTGGAGAATGCATCAAAAGAATACAGGAAAAAAATTCTCATTATGCATCAAGGAATAAACCCCTATGTGCCCGAATATGAATTGGAAAAGAGTGAACTTCCAGAGTTTAGTTATTATGCAATGGGGCATATACACAATAGAATAATTGATAGGTTGGAGAATGGAGGAGTTTTGGCATATAGTGGTTCAACGGAAATTATGAGAAAAGATGAGTATAAAGATTACAAAAAGAATGGAAAGGGGTTTTATGTTGTTGATATGAGTGGAGATTTTGATAAGAATGATGTTGATTTTGTTAAAGTTGAAAGTGTCAATGTAAAATGTAGGGATTTTTTTGAGATATTCATAGATTCAAAGGAGAAATTTGAGGAATTTCTCAATGCTCTCTCAAATACATCAAAGCCCATTGTTCATGGAGTAATTAAGAGAGAATTCGTAATGCTTTTGGGGATATTGAAGAGTAATGCACTCTGGTATAATATTAGGATTGTTGATGACGAGGATATTGAATATGACATCCCAGAGCATTCAAGCATTGAAAAACTATTTGCAGAGTACGTTAAAAGTAAAGGGTTAGATGCAGATTTTGTCTTGAATTTACATAGGAAGTTGATAAATAACGAAGGGTGGGAAGAATTTGTAAAGGAATATTACAACAAGTTTGAATAA
- the frhD gene encoding coenzyme F420-reducing hydrogenase, FrhD protein — MLPKSLQKEILVFGCGNLLFADDGFGYEVISRLEKMDLPENVEIIDAGTGAPYYLMSIMDEEAKVKKIIIVDVIDFGLEPGTLKKVDVDELPKINKYTFDAHGTPLAPYLIDASKKGIEVVIIGCQAKEISMPEIKIGLSEEVKNAVDKAVEMVLEEIYKSN; from the coding sequence ATGCTTCCAAAATCACTACAGAAGGAAATTTTGGTTTTTGGATGTGGGAATTTATTGTTTGCAGATGATGGGTTTGGATATGAGGTTATATCAAGATTAGAAAAGATGGATTTGCCAGAAAACGTGGAAATAATAGATGCTGGGACTGGGGCACCATACTACTTAATGTCCATTATGGATGAGGAAGCAAAGGTAAAGAAGATTATTATTGTTGATGTTATTGATTTTGGTTTAGAACCTGGAACTTTGAAAAAAGTGGATGTTGATGAACTCCCAAAAATAAACAAATATACCTTTGATGCACATGGTACACCATTAGCACCCTACTTAATAGATGCAAGTAAAAAGGGAATTGAGGTTGTAATAATAGGATGCCAAGCAAAGGAAATTTCAATGCCGGAAATTAAGATAGGTTTGAGTGAAGAGGTTAAAAATGCAGTAGATAAAGCAGTAGAGATGGTTTTAGAGGAAATTTATAAATCAAATTAA